In Paenibacillus durus, the DNA window GAACCAATTCCCGGATCAGAGGCGCAGTGCCGATCTCAAGCATGCCTTGCACAGTCTTCACTTCGTAAGGATAGATCCGTGCCGTCTCCCGGTCAGCCGCGCTTTCCAAACGGATGGCCGCCTGACCTTCATATTCGGCATAATGGCATACCCCGGTTAGAGACGACACGGCGTCAAACAGCCTGCCGACGCTGCTCGTAAGCGGCGTGTTGATGCGCTGCAGAATTTGGCGTGTGACAATGTCCCTTTTGTACGGCTCGATTGTCTTCAGCAACTCGGCCGGCAGCTCAGCAGCTTCGTCATTCAGAATATAGCTCAAGGCCATCCGCCAAGGCTCCTTGACAGCCGCATCCCCTCCGGGGAGCGGGACATACCCGAAGCGGGCCATACGCTCAAATCCACTGTAATCCCCGGCGAAAAATTCACCGCCCCAGATATGCCCGTCTTCGCCCAGTCCCGTGCCGTCGAAGGCAACTCCAATCACCGGACCGGAAACGCCGTTCTCCGCCATACAGGAAGCGATATGCGCGTGATGATGCTGAACGGGAATCTTGACGATATTCTTTTGTTCGGACGCATATTGAGAGGACCGGTATCCAGGGTGCATATCGAAGGCTAAAGCCCCGGGTTCGGCTGCGAATATATTTTGAAAATGCTCTGCTCCGCCGATCAGGGAATCCAGTGTTTCCAGGTTATCCAGATCGCCGATATGATGGCTGACAAAGGCTTTGCGGTCTTTGACCAAACAAAACGTATTCTTGAGTTCTCCCCCCAAAGCCAAAATGGGAGGATTGCCGGACTTGTGCGGCTTTCCTTCCGCCGATTGAACGACAGCGGACAAGTCAATTGGAAAAGGAACATACCCGCGTGATCGGCGGATGATGTACTCCCGTTCCCGAAACACACTGGTTACCGTATCGTCCGTCCGCATATGAATTGGCAGTTTCCCAGCCAGGTAATAGTCGGCGATTCCTTGAAGAGCGGGTACAGCCTCTTCGTCGCGGTACACAATAGGCTCACCGGAACGGTTGCCGCTCGTCATGACCATAAGCTCCATTCCGTCCTGAAACAACAGATGCTGCAGCGGCGTATACGGCAGCATCACACCCAGCATGTTGTTGTCGGGTGAAAGGGAATCCGCCGCCGGAAGAAACTTCAATGCCTCTGTCTTCAACGGAAGCAGGACGATCGGCCGCCGGGGGCTCGTTAGAAGCTCCCGTTCCTTCTCCGTAACGGCGCAAATGCGGAGCACCGTCTCCAGCGAATCCGCCATAACGGCGAACGGTTTGCCGTCCCTGCGCTTACGCGCCCGCAGCTCCCGTACCGCCGACTCCTGCGCCGCGTCGCAAGCGAGGTGATAGCCGCCAAGGCCCTTGACCGCTAGAATGGCGCCCGACTTCAACCGTTCGGCGGCACACGCGACCGGATCAGCGGTATCTACTCTTTTGCCGGAAGCATCCAGCAGATATACCTTTGGTCCGCACTTTGGACATGACACCGGCTGGGCATGAAACCGCCGATTCGATGGATCATGGTATTCCTTCTTACAATCCTCGCACAGCTCGAAATCCCGGATCGTCGTATGCTTCCTGTCGTATGGAACCTGAACCGTAATAGTAAACCGGGGCCCGCAGTTGGTGCAGTTGATGTACGGATAGCGGAACCTCCGGTTACCGGGGTCCTTCAACTCCGCAAGACAATCTTCACACACGTAGATATCCGGCGAGAGGTTCACCTCGTGAGAGGTAGCGCCAACGCTCTCTTTTATGCTGAATTCCGTGTATCCGATTGGGGAGTGCAGCACCCAGGTCAGTTCCTCGATATGCGAGAGCGGCGGGGCGGACGTTCGTAATGAAGCCAAGAAAGTATCAATGTCCGGCCTGCGGCCCTCCGCCTCCAGTCTGACGCCGCTTGCGTCGTTCGTGACCCATCCTCTCAGATCATGCTGATGCGCAAGCCGGTAGACAAAAGGGCGGAATCCCACTCCCTGCACAATGCCCTTCACCTGGACCTCCACCCGGATGACCTCACTCAACATAGCTTCTCGCCCTCATTCCATTCCTAGATGTTATTGTGACGCCGCCTCCCTGCGTTTCTCCATCCGTATGACGACTCTTAGGCTGATTTCGTAAATAAGAATCAAAGGTACGGCCAGCAGGATCACCGAGGTGATGTCAGCCACGAGCAAGCCTTCCCCGATCAATACGGAGAACACAATGGTGAACCTCGCTTTTTTCATCCAGGAGGAACGCAGGAGCCCCAGCTTCCCAAGCGCGATGAGCGGAAAAGGAAGCATGAAGACAAGACCGAAAACGACGCACAGCATCGCAATGAAGCTGATGTATTCCTCGCCCGACAAGGCCGCCTTCATATAAGAATTTCCGTATGTGAGAAGGACGCGCAAAACGGAAGGAACGACCGCCGCATAACTGAGCACGACGCCCAAAACGAAACTGGGAACCATATAAACCACCGCCGAAAGCAGCACTTTTCGTTCCTTGGCGGTCAGACCGGGACCGATAAAAGCAAACAGCTGGTAAGCGATGAGCGGGGACAGCGCGACAAGGGACGCAATAAAAGACAGCTTGACCCTCAGGACAAAAGCTCCGGTTAACGAAAAAAACGCCAGATCCAGCCCCTCGTTCCCAACGGATCTTTTTAAAATCTCCACAATCAGGAACGCTTTCGTGTAAATGACGGCGGTCAGAACAATGATGGAAACCACTGTCACAATTAACCTTCTGCGCAGCTCCGCCAAATGCTCGAGCACCGGTTGATCCGTATCTTGCCGTACACGGTTTTGATTAATCATGGGTAGTCACACGCTTCATCCCTGGCATGCCCTTTCTCTCCAGAAGGTAAATCGTCCAAATGCTGATTTCGTACAGCGCCGCCACCGGTATCGATTCCGCCAAGAGCGAGAACGCATCGGGGGTTGGAGACAAAATCGCCAGTAGGATCGCAATTCCCAGTATCGCGAATTTCCGTTTTCTCATCAGCATCTTGGAATGAATCAGGCCAATTCTCGACAGCGCGACCATCACGATCGGCAGTTCAAAAACCAGGGCCACCGAGATCAAAAAGAATGCCATAAACGATACATAAGCATTCCCGGAAATCATCGGCTTCAGAACTCCTTGTCCGCTCTTGATCAGAAAGTCGACGGTGTTCGGCAAAATAAACTCGTAGGCAAATGCGATCCCCCCCGCAAACAGAACGACAGCGATCGGAATGGCCAAAAAATAAATTTTGAGACGAATGCCGCGTCCCAGCAGGGGGGCGAACATGGACACGATCAGGCAGGCCAGAACGGGAAAAGAAGCGACAATTCCTCCGAACATCGCCACCTTCAGCTTCGTCATCACTCCGTCTACAGGCGTCATATAGAACAGCGGCTGATCCTGCAGCGGCCGGCATAACAGCTTCAGAAGCGGGTCCGACACCGCATATACGGCCGCCGCCAAGGCGATGACAATCAACACTCCGGCGATGATGCGGGCGCGGAATTTGCCCAGCCAGCGAACGGCCTTAACGATATTTTCGCTCTCCCACATCAACATTCACCGATGAGACGATTATGACTTGACTTCATTGGTTTCTTGAGTAACGGCTGCTTGAACCGGAACAGAGGCAGCTTGAATCGGAACAGGCTCGTTAGTGGCAGTTGAAACGGCAGCCTCGCCGGTCAACTCTTTGGACGCTTTCCGGAATTCAGAGAAGGCTTTCCCGATGGCTCCGCCCACCGAGGGAAGCTTGCCGGGACCGAACACAATTAACGCGATGACCAAAATAACAATAAGTTCGCCAAAACCAATATGAGGCATAGGTAACACTCCTTTTTTTATACTGGATTCGAGATCGAGATCTTTTCCTTCAACCAGGAGCACAGCTCATCAATTCCCTGGCCGGTTACGCAGGAAGTTTCAATAATATTTGCTTTCGGATTAATTTCCTGTATATCCTTGTGGAATTCATCCTTGTTAAAGTTCGTATAAGGCACCAAATCGACTTTATTCAAAATGACAATGCCGGACTTTTCGAACATGCGCGGATATTTCTGCGGCTTGTCGTTTCCTTCCGTCGTACTTAATACGGTGATGATCAGATCCTCCCCCAGCTCGAAGGATGCGGGACAAATCAGGTTGCCGACATTCTCGATAATCAGCAGGTTCGTCTCTTCCAAGTTCAAATGGCTTAAGGCGTTCCGGATCATCTGCCCGTCCAGGTGACACCCGCCCTCGGTGTTGATTTGCACGACCTGCACGCCGTGGGCCTCGATTCTTTCGGCATCCTTAGTCGTATAGAGGTCACCCTCAATCACCGCAATCTTCACTTCATTCTTAAGCCTCGCGATCACTTTCTCCAGAATGGAAGTTTTGCCGGACCCCGGGGAGCTCATTAAATTGATGACATACAGCCCCTTCTGGTTCATCAGCTTCTTGTTCTCCCGCGTCAGCTCGTCATTCACCTTCAGGATGTTGGTAACGACTTTAATGCTGCTCATTTAATCACCCTCCATCGTATCGATATACAGCTCATAACCTGTAAGCACCTGATTGTCCAGCCCGCCGCATGAAGGGCACACGGGATGGTAAAAACGGATGGGAAACGTAATGTCACAGCTCCCGCATGAGGCTGTTGCTTCCACTTGTTCGATGATAAAATCGGACCCTTCAGCAATCGTCCCCTGCGATGCGTTCAGAAAAACGAATTGCATGGCTTCCGGCAGGGCCCCCGACAGTTCTCCTACCTTGGCCGTGATGCGCCTAATTTTGGTCAAATGGTGCTCTTCAGCTTTCGCGAGGATTAATTCCAAGGCGCTTTCTACAATAGCCGCTTCATGCAAAGCTCGTCTCCTCCTGACTTGCGAAGCCCAATTCTTGCTTGAGAAGCCCGATAATCTCAGGAATCTTGTTCCTCATGAGATCCGACATTTCGAGTTCATAACCGATCTCCAGCGGTTCAATGCCGAATATGGTCACGTCCGGAGCGGCGCCGAGCATGCGGGCC includes these proteins:
- the hypF gene encoding carbamoyltransferase HypF, whose amino-acid sequence is MLSEVIRVEVQVKGIVQGVGFRPFVYRLAHQHDLRGWVTNDASGVRLEAEGRRPDIDTFLASLRTSAPPLSHIEELTWVLHSPIGYTEFSIKESVGATSHEVNLSPDIYVCEDCLAELKDPGNRRFRYPYINCTNCGPRFTITVQVPYDRKHTTIRDFELCEDCKKEYHDPSNRRFHAQPVSCPKCGPKVYLLDASGKRVDTADPVACAAERLKSGAILAVKGLGGYHLACDAAQESAVRELRARKRRDGKPFAVMADSLETVLRICAVTEKERELLTSPRRPIVLLPLKTEALKFLPAADSLSPDNNMLGVMLPYTPLQHLLFQDGMELMVMTSGNRSGEPIVYRDEEAVPALQGIADYYLAGKLPIHMRTDDTVTSVFREREYIIRRSRGYVPFPIDLSAVVQSAEGKPHKSGNPPILALGGELKNTFCLVKDRKAFVSHHIGDLDNLETLDSLIGGAEHFQNIFAAEPGALAFDMHPGYRSSQYASEQKNIVKIPVQHHHAHIASCMAENGVSGPVIGVAFDGTGLGEDGHIWGGEFFAGDYSGFERMARFGYVPLPGGDAAVKEPWRMALSYILNDEAAELPAELLKTIEPYKRDIVTRQILQRINTPLTSSVGRLFDAVSSLTGVCHYAEYEGQAAIRLESAADRETARIYPYEVKTVQGMLEIGTAPLIRELVREIRDGMSISGISGAFHRTLAAIVADICGRIRSKRGLNEVALSGGVFQNRLLLALTVDELERSGFRVLLHSKVPANDGGLSLGQAAIALGKYLTREGMREACVWQYPE
- the tatC gene encoding twin-arginine translocase subunit TatC; its protein translation is MINQNRVRQDTDQPVLEHLAELRRRLIVTVVSIIVLTAVIYTKAFLIVEILKRSVGNEGLDLAFFSLTGAFVLRVKLSFIASLVALSPLIAYQLFAFIGPGLTAKERKVLLSAVVYMVPSFVLGVVLSYAAVVPSVLRVLLTYGNSYMKAALSGEEYISFIAMLCVVFGLVFMLPFPLIALGKLGLLRSSWMKKARFTIVFSVLIGEGLLVADITSVILLAVPLILIYEISLRVVIRMEKRREAASQ
- the tatC gene encoding twin-arginine translocase subunit TatC, yielding MWESENIVKAVRWLGKFRARIIAGVLIVIALAAAVYAVSDPLLKLLCRPLQDQPLFYMTPVDGVMTKLKVAMFGGIVASFPVLACLIVSMFAPLLGRGIRLKIYFLAIPIAVVLFAGGIAFAYEFILPNTVDFLIKSGQGVLKPMISGNAYVSFMAFFLISVALVFELPIVMVALSRIGLIHSKMLMRKRKFAILGIAILLAILSPTPDAFSLLAESIPVAALYEISIWTIYLLERKGMPGMKRVTTHD
- a CDS encoding twin-arginine translocase TatA/TatE family subunit, producing the protein MPHIGFGELIVILVIALIVFGPGKLPSVGGAIGKAFSEFRKASKELTGEAAVSTATNEPVPIQAASVPVQAAVTQETNEVKS
- the hypB gene encoding hydrogenase nickel incorporation protein HypB → MSSIKVVTNILKVNDELTRENKKLMNQKGLYVINLMSSPGSGKTSILEKVIARLKNEVKIAVIEGDLYTTKDAERIEAHGVQVVQINTEGGCHLDGQMIRNALSHLNLEETNLLIIENVGNLICPASFELGEDLIITVLSTTEGNDKPQKYPRMFEKSGIVILNKVDLVPYTNFNKDEFHKDIQEINPKANIIETSCVTGQGIDELCSWLKEKISISNPV
- a CDS encoding hydrogenase maturation nickel metallochaperone HypA/HybF, producing MHEAAIVESALELILAKAEEHHLTKIRRITAKVGELSGALPEAMQFVFLNASQGTIAEGSDFIIEQVEATASCGSCDITFPIRFYHPVCPSCGGLDNQVLTGYELYIDTMEGD